The Ciconia boyciana chromosome 2, ASM3463844v1, whole genome shotgun sequence genome has a segment encoding these proteins:
- the TONSL gene encoding tonsoku-like protein isoform X3: MSAERAREIRQLQKAKEKAQRSGSLVEEAAVCNQLGEILASHGRYEEALEEHRQELRLLEGAGDSIGCAVAHRKIGERLAELESYEAALKHQRQHLELARSLSDDTEQQRAWATIGRTYMFIADSRSPGDAVPALREAERAFHTSLAVVEEKLEGAVPKRELTEMRTRLYLNLGLVYDSLKEPAKCDHYIKKSIFLSEQGRLDEDLYRAYFNLGNIHLREGEHSGALRCLARARDCARRMKEKAMESECCSSTAQVLLSLGDFAAAKRSLKQAYVLGSRQPWQRDLIRSNLRYATKVTRLQEALEEAAAGDPPAALALCEQLGDTFSKHGDYGRAVEYYQRQLSFAQALRRPPGELAVIHVSLATTFGDLKDHARAVHHYRQELALHRGNALEEGKTWLNVALAMEEAGEPPAELRSCLQTALERAEAAGDPRLQRQILRHLRSLQLRDGDAEAAAGTAARLVGLGGSGEEEEEEEEEEPESSEAQDESELELSESEEEEDELDGYSKSVPGRRRISKWNRRNERGETPLHRACIEGDLRRVQLFLKQGHPLNPRDYCGWTPLHEACNHGHLEIVRLLLDRGAALDDPGGPGCEGITPLHDALSCGHFEVAELLVRRGASVTARNARGLTPLGTLEEWVSTYSKELDQETRQRCRAAERLLKETAAAGRAPPQLCQDSPLFDAELSERQTPQPRSPLAAEPEDGDMSPLRPVKKRQRVPGLGRREGAGPELEPDEYEAAIRGLGSAKSLLGGSSTTACRQPAPRPALIPAEQYLEEEDWLEDDLGGSWGGRKRPRQEPQEPVTALGDSTGPESDGGGPAPARHQPRRRRSVQSRLTRLVEKIPAGRSRERRTPEAAGTPLPAEAEEEGSPPCLPAPLPAPLPAPLPTLRVRVRVQDNVFLIPVPQSESRAVGWLAERAAERYYQTCGLLPRLTLKKEGALLAPQDPVGDVLQSNEEVLAEVQCWDLPPLAERYRRACQSLAVEPHPLLLKVTELQEQSPGLGVGGGLALRPPHLPPLLRALKLQAPLRQLRLRGCGLPDAAAADLLATLATLPALTLLDLAGNRLGAQGLRQLRPRHPGTFQSLEELDLSLNPLGDAGCRPLALLLESCPALTTLRLQACGFTDAFTLAGASPLAWLWFPWISQPIPGSAPRGCGRCSPPWKSGARGSSSSAWQAAPWRVRWTTRLGPEPPATSGISGSAVGASAGATSETPAQPGAVLPARHSAPSRGTGSSSVRDSKAPASPASCDFNRHNHYTPYL; encoded by the exons atgAGCGCGGAGCGGGCGCGGGAGATCCGCC agctgcagaaggcGAAGGAGAAGGCCCAGCGCAGCGGGAGCCTGGTGGAAGAGGCCGCGGTTTGTAACCAGCTCGGGGAGATTTTGGCCAGCCATG GACGCTACGAGGAGGCTCTGGAGGAGCACCGGCAGGAGCTGCGGTTGCTGGAGGGAGCCGGGGACAGCATCGGCTGCGCCGTGGCTCACCGCAAGATCGGCGAGCGCCTGGCCGAGCTGGAGAGCTACGAGGCGGCGCTGAAG CACCAACGGCAGCACCTGGAGCTGGCCCGGTCGCTCTCGGATGACACGGAACAACAACGAGCCTGGGCCACCATCGGGCGGACGTATATGTTCATCGCCGACAGCCGCTCGCCGGGGGACGCGGTGCCGGCGCTGCGCGAGGCCGAACGAGCTTTCCATACCAGTTTGGCCGTCGTGGAGGAGAAACTGGAAG GAGCCGTGCCGAAGCGGGAGCTGACGGAGATGAGGACGCGGCTCTACCTTAATTTGGGTTTGGTTTACGACAGCCTGAAGGAACCGGCCAAATGCGACCACTACatcaagaaaagcattttcctttccgA GCAGGGACGGCTCGACGAAGATCTTTACCGCGCTTACTTCAACCTGGGGAACATCCACCTGCGGGAGGGCGAGCACTCGGGGGCCCTGCGCTGCCTGGCCCGGGCGCGCGATTGCGCCCGGAGGATGAAGGAGAAGGCGATGGAGAGCGAATGCTGCAGCAGCACGGCCCAG GTCCTGTTGAGTTTGGGTGACTTTGCGGCCGCCAAGCGCTCGCTGAAGCAAGCCTACGTGCTGGGCTCGCGGCAACCCTGGCAGCGCGACCTCATCCGCTCCAACCTCCGCTACG CCACCAAGGTGACGCGGCTGCAGGAGGCTCTGGAGGAGGCAGCGGCCGGTGACCCGCCGGCCGCCCTGGCCCTCTGCGAGCAGCTCGGGGACACCTTCTCCAAGCACGGGGACTACGGCCGCGCCGTGGAGTACTACCAGAGgcag CTGAGCTTCGCCCAGGCGCTGCGGAGGCCGCCGGGGGAGCTGGCCGTCATCCACGTCTCGCTGGCCACCACCTTCGGGGACCTGAAGGACCACGCGCGAGCCGTCCACCATTACCGGCAGGAGCTGGCCCTGCACCGGGGCAACGCGCTGGAG GAGGGGAAGACGTGGCTGAACGTGGCGCTGGCCATGGAGGAGGCGGGCGAGCCCCCCGCCGAGCTGCGCTCCTGCCTCCAAACCGCGCTGGAGCGAGCGGAGGCGGCCGGAGACCCCCGGCTGCAG cgGCAGATCCTGCGGCACCTCCGCTCGCTGCAGCTGCGGGACGGCGACGCCGAGGCTGCCGCCGGCACCGCGGCCcggctggtggggctggggggctctggcgaggaggaggaggaggaggaggaggaagaaccGGAGAGCAGCGAGGCTCAGGATGAGAGCGAGCTGGAGCTGTCGGAGAGCG aggaagaggaagatgaactCGACGGCTACAGCAAGAGCGTGCCCGGGCGCCGGCGGATCAGCAAG TGGAACCGCCGGAACGAGCGGGGCGAGACCCCCCTGCACCGCGCCTGCATCGAGGGCGACCTGCGCCGCGTCCAGCTCTTCCTCAAGCAG GGGCACCCCCTGAACCCCCGCGATTACTGCGGCTGGACCCCACTGCACGAAGCCTGCAACCACGGGCACCTGG AGATCGTCCGGCTGCTGCTGGATCGGGGAGCGGCGCTGGACGAccccggggggccgggctgCGAGGGCATCACCCCCCTGCACGACGCCCTCAGCTGCGGCCATTTCGAGGTGGCCGAGCTGCTGGTGCGGCGAGGAGCGTCGGTGACGGCCAGGAACGCCAGG GGCCTGACGCCGCTGGGGACACTGGAGGAGTGGGTGAGCACCTACAGCAAGGAGCTGGACCAGGAGACGCGGCAGCGGTGCCGGGCGGCCGAGCGCCTGCTCAAGGagacggcggcggcgggacgaG ccccgccgcagcTCTGCCAGGACTCGCCGCTGTTCGACGCCGAGCTGAGCGAGCGCCAAACCCCGCAGCCGCGCTCCCCGCTGGCGGCGGAGCCGGAGGACGGTGACATGTCACCGCTGAGGCCGGTGAAGAAGCGGCAGCGGGTGCCGGGGCTCGGCAGGCGCGAGGGAGCGGGGCCGGAGCTGGAGCCGGACGAGTACGAAGCCGCCATCCGGGGCCTCGGCAGCGCCAAATCCCTTCTCGGCGGCAGCTCCACGACGGCGTGCCGGCAACCGGCGCCGCGGCCGGCTCTCATCCCGGCTGAGCAGTACCTGGAAGAGGAGGACTGGCTGGAAGACGACCtgggggggtcttgggggggcCGTAAGCGGCCACGCCAGGAACCCCAGGAACCGGTGACCGCTTTGGGGGACAGCACAGGGCCGGAGAGCGACGGCGGGGGTCCCGCTCCGGCCCGGCACCAGCCACGGCGTCGCCGGAGCGTGCAGAGCCGGCTCACCCGCCTGGTGGAGAAGATTCCGGCGGGGCGCTCCCGGGAACGCCGAACCCCCGAGGCGGCCGGGACCCCCCTCCCTGCCGAGGCTGAAGAGGAGGGGAGccccccctgcctgcccgcgCCCCTGCCCGCGCCGCTGCCCGCGCCGCTGCCCACTCTCCGCGTGCGGGTCCGGGTCCAGGACAACGTCTTCCTCATCCCCGTCCCCCAAAG CGAGAGCCGTGCCGTGGGCTGGCTGGCGGAGCGAGCGGCCGAGCGGTATTACCAAACCTGCGGGCTGCTGCCGCGGCTCACCCTCAAGAAGGAGGGGGCCCTCCTGGCCCCCCAGGACCCGGTGGGGGACGTCCTGCAGAGCAACGAGGAG GTGCTGGCGGAGGTGCAGTGCTGGGATCTGCCGCCCCTGGCCGAGCGCTACCGCAGGGCGTGCCAGAGCCTGGCGGTGG AGCCTCACCcgctgctgctgaaggtgacggagctgcaggagcagagcccggggctgggggtcggggggggcCTGGCCCTGcgccccccccacctccccccgcTCCTGCGGGCCCTCAAGCTGCAGGCGCCGCTGCGGCAACTCCGCCTGCGCGGCTGCGGGCTGCCCGACGCCGCGGCCGccgacctgctggccacgctggccaccctgcctgccctcacCCTCCTCGACCTGGCCGGGAACCGCCTCGGCGCCCAGGGACTGCGCCAGCTccggccccggcaccccggCACCTTCCAG agcctggaggagctggaccTGAGCCTGAACCCCCTGGGCGACGCCGGCTGCCggcccctggccctgctgctggagtCCTGCCCGGCGCTCACCACGCTGCGGCTGCAGGCCTGCGGCTTCACCGACGCCTTCACCCTCGCGG GTGCCTCCCCGCTTGCCTGGCTCTGGTTTCCCTGGATTTCTCAGCCAATCCCGGGATcggcgccgcggggctgcggACGCTGCTCTCCGCCCTGGAAGAGCGGAGCCAGGGGCTCCAGTTCCTCAGCCTGGCAG GCTGCTCCGTGGAGGGTCCGTTGGACGACACGACTTGGGCCAGAACCGCCGGCAACATCCGGGATCTCCGGCTCTGCGGTCGGCGCATCAGCCGGAGCGACCAGCGAGACGCCGGCACAGCCTGGCGCAGTCCTGCCGGCACGGCACTCGGCGCCGTCACGCGGCACCGGAAGCTCTTCTGTAAGAGACTCTAAAGCACCGGCATCGCCGGCGTCCTGCGATTTTAACCGGCACAACCATTACACACCGTATTTATGA
- the TONSL gene encoding tonsoku-like protein isoform X1 has translation MSAERAREIRQLQKAKEKAQRSGSLVEEAAVCNQLGEILASHGRYEEALEEHRQELRLLEGAGDSIGCAVAHRKIGERLAELESYEAALKHQRQHLELARSLSDDTEQQRAWATIGRTYMFIADSRSPGDAVPALREAERAFHTSLAVVEEKLEGAVPKRELTEMRTRLYLNLGLVYDSLKEPAKCDHYIKKSIFLSEQGRLDEDLYRAYFNLGNIHLREGEHSGALRCLARARDCARRMKEKAMESECCSSTAQVLLSLGDFAAAKRSLKQAYVLGSRQPWQRDLIRSNLRYATKVTRLQEALEEAAAGDPPAALALCEQLGDTFSKHGDYGRAVEYYQRQLSFAQALRRPPGELAVIHVSLATTFGDLKDHARAVHHYRQELALHRGNALEEGKTWLNVALAMEEAGEPPAELRSCLQTALERAEAAGDPRLQRQILRHLRSLQLRDGDAEAAAGTAARLVGLGGSGEEEEEEEEEEPESSEAQDESELELSESEEEEDELDGYSKSVPGRRRISKWNRRNERGETPLHRACIEGDLRRVQLFLKQGHPLNPRDYCGWTPLHEACNHGHLEIVRLLLDRGAALDDPGGPGCEGITPLHDALSCGHFEVAELLVRRGASVTARNARGLTPLGTLEEWVSTYSKELDQETRQRCRAAERLLKETAAAGRAPPQLCQDSPLFDAELSERQTPQPRSPLAAEPEDGDMSPLRPVKKRQRVPGLGRREGAGPELEPDEYEAAIRGLGSAKSLLGGSSTTACRQPAPRPALIPAEQYLEEEDWLEDDLGGSWGGRKRPRQEPQEPVTALGDSTGPESDGGGPAPARHQPRRRRSVQSRLTRLVEKIPAGRSRERRTPEAAGTPLPAEAEEEGSPPCLPAPLPAPLPAPLPTLRVRVRVQDNVFLIPVPQSESRAVGWLAERAAERYYQTCGLLPRLTLKKEGALLAPQDPVGDVLQSNEEVLAEVQCWDLPPLAERYRRACQSLAVEPHPLLLKVTELQEQSPGLGVGGGLALRPPHLPPLLRALKLQAPLRQLRLRGCGLPDAAAADLLATLATLPALTLLDLAGNRLGAQGLRQLRPRHPGTFQSLEELDLSLNPLGDAGCRPLALLLESCPALTTLRLQACGFTDAFTLAGAARLQTLVLSCNALGSAGLERLLGSLPCRSLGRLELGSVTGPGPQPLTGTLGRYLAQEGCALSHLTLSGNRLGDGDVLEVARCLPACLALVSLDFSANPGIGAAGLRTLLSALEERSQGLQFLSLAGCSVEGPLDDTTWARTAGNIRDLRLCGRRISRSDQRDAGTAWRSPAGTALGAVTRHRKLFCKRL, from the exons atgAGCGCGGAGCGGGCGCGGGAGATCCGCC agctgcagaaggcGAAGGAGAAGGCCCAGCGCAGCGGGAGCCTGGTGGAAGAGGCCGCGGTTTGTAACCAGCTCGGGGAGATTTTGGCCAGCCATG GACGCTACGAGGAGGCTCTGGAGGAGCACCGGCAGGAGCTGCGGTTGCTGGAGGGAGCCGGGGACAGCATCGGCTGCGCCGTGGCTCACCGCAAGATCGGCGAGCGCCTGGCCGAGCTGGAGAGCTACGAGGCGGCGCTGAAG CACCAACGGCAGCACCTGGAGCTGGCCCGGTCGCTCTCGGATGACACGGAACAACAACGAGCCTGGGCCACCATCGGGCGGACGTATATGTTCATCGCCGACAGCCGCTCGCCGGGGGACGCGGTGCCGGCGCTGCGCGAGGCCGAACGAGCTTTCCATACCAGTTTGGCCGTCGTGGAGGAGAAACTGGAAG GAGCCGTGCCGAAGCGGGAGCTGACGGAGATGAGGACGCGGCTCTACCTTAATTTGGGTTTGGTTTACGACAGCCTGAAGGAACCGGCCAAATGCGACCACTACatcaagaaaagcattttcctttccgA GCAGGGACGGCTCGACGAAGATCTTTACCGCGCTTACTTCAACCTGGGGAACATCCACCTGCGGGAGGGCGAGCACTCGGGGGCCCTGCGCTGCCTGGCCCGGGCGCGCGATTGCGCCCGGAGGATGAAGGAGAAGGCGATGGAGAGCGAATGCTGCAGCAGCACGGCCCAG GTCCTGTTGAGTTTGGGTGACTTTGCGGCCGCCAAGCGCTCGCTGAAGCAAGCCTACGTGCTGGGCTCGCGGCAACCCTGGCAGCGCGACCTCATCCGCTCCAACCTCCGCTACG CCACCAAGGTGACGCGGCTGCAGGAGGCTCTGGAGGAGGCAGCGGCCGGTGACCCGCCGGCCGCCCTGGCCCTCTGCGAGCAGCTCGGGGACACCTTCTCCAAGCACGGGGACTACGGCCGCGCCGTGGAGTACTACCAGAGgcag CTGAGCTTCGCCCAGGCGCTGCGGAGGCCGCCGGGGGAGCTGGCCGTCATCCACGTCTCGCTGGCCACCACCTTCGGGGACCTGAAGGACCACGCGCGAGCCGTCCACCATTACCGGCAGGAGCTGGCCCTGCACCGGGGCAACGCGCTGGAG GAGGGGAAGACGTGGCTGAACGTGGCGCTGGCCATGGAGGAGGCGGGCGAGCCCCCCGCCGAGCTGCGCTCCTGCCTCCAAACCGCGCTGGAGCGAGCGGAGGCGGCCGGAGACCCCCGGCTGCAG cgGCAGATCCTGCGGCACCTCCGCTCGCTGCAGCTGCGGGACGGCGACGCCGAGGCTGCCGCCGGCACCGCGGCCcggctggtggggctggggggctctggcgaggaggaggaggaggaggaggaggaagaaccGGAGAGCAGCGAGGCTCAGGATGAGAGCGAGCTGGAGCTGTCGGAGAGCG aggaagaggaagatgaactCGACGGCTACAGCAAGAGCGTGCCCGGGCGCCGGCGGATCAGCAAG TGGAACCGCCGGAACGAGCGGGGCGAGACCCCCCTGCACCGCGCCTGCATCGAGGGCGACCTGCGCCGCGTCCAGCTCTTCCTCAAGCAG GGGCACCCCCTGAACCCCCGCGATTACTGCGGCTGGACCCCACTGCACGAAGCCTGCAACCACGGGCACCTGG AGATCGTCCGGCTGCTGCTGGATCGGGGAGCGGCGCTGGACGAccccggggggccgggctgCGAGGGCATCACCCCCCTGCACGACGCCCTCAGCTGCGGCCATTTCGAGGTGGCCGAGCTGCTGGTGCGGCGAGGAGCGTCGGTGACGGCCAGGAACGCCAGG GGCCTGACGCCGCTGGGGACACTGGAGGAGTGGGTGAGCACCTACAGCAAGGAGCTGGACCAGGAGACGCGGCAGCGGTGCCGGGCGGCCGAGCGCCTGCTCAAGGagacggcggcggcgggacgaG ccccgccgcagcTCTGCCAGGACTCGCCGCTGTTCGACGCCGAGCTGAGCGAGCGCCAAACCCCGCAGCCGCGCTCCCCGCTGGCGGCGGAGCCGGAGGACGGTGACATGTCACCGCTGAGGCCGGTGAAGAAGCGGCAGCGGGTGCCGGGGCTCGGCAGGCGCGAGGGAGCGGGGCCGGAGCTGGAGCCGGACGAGTACGAAGCCGCCATCCGGGGCCTCGGCAGCGCCAAATCCCTTCTCGGCGGCAGCTCCACGACGGCGTGCCGGCAACCGGCGCCGCGGCCGGCTCTCATCCCGGCTGAGCAGTACCTGGAAGAGGAGGACTGGCTGGAAGACGACCtgggggggtcttgggggggcCGTAAGCGGCCACGCCAGGAACCCCAGGAACCGGTGACCGCTTTGGGGGACAGCACAGGGCCGGAGAGCGACGGCGGGGGTCCCGCTCCGGCCCGGCACCAGCCACGGCGTCGCCGGAGCGTGCAGAGCCGGCTCACCCGCCTGGTGGAGAAGATTCCGGCGGGGCGCTCCCGGGAACGCCGAACCCCCGAGGCGGCCGGGACCCCCCTCCCTGCCGAGGCTGAAGAGGAGGGGAGccccccctgcctgcccgcgCCCCTGCCCGCGCCGCTGCCCGCGCCGCTGCCCACTCTCCGCGTGCGGGTCCGGGTCCAGGACAACGTCTTCCTCATCCCCGTCCCCCAAAG CGAGAGCCGTGCCGTGGGCTGGCTGGCGGAGCGAGCGGCCGAGCGGTATTACCAAACCTGCGGGCTGCTGCCGCGGCTCACCCTCAAGAAGGAGGGGGCCCTCCTGGCCCCCCAGGACCCGGTGGGGGACGTCCTGCAGAGCAACGAGGAG GTGCTGGCGGAGGTGCAGTGCTGGGATCTGCCGCCCCTGGCCGAGCGCTACCGCAGGGCGTGCCAGAGCCTGGCGGTGG AGCCTCACCcgctgctgctgaaggtgacggagctgcaggagcagagcccggggctgggggtcggggggggcCTGGCCCTGcgccccccccacctccccccgcTCCTGCGGGCCCTCAAGCTGCAGGCGCCGCTGCGGCAACTCCGCCTGCGCGGCTGCGGGCTGCCCGACGCCGCGGCCGccgacctgctggccacgctggccaccctgcctgccctcacCCTCCTCGACCTGGCCGGGAACCGCCTCGGCGCCCAGGGACTGCGCCAGCTccggccccggcaccccggCACCTTCCAG agcctggaggagctggaccTGAGCCTGAACCCCCTGGGCGACGCCGGCTGCCggcccctggccctgctgctggagtCCTGCCCGGCGCTCACCACGCTGCGGCTGCAGGCCTGCGGCTTCACCGACGCCTTCACCCTCGCGG GAGCCGCGCGGCTGCAGACTTTGGTCCTGTCCTGCAACGCCCTGGGGTCGGCGGGGCTGGAGCGGCTCCTCGGCAGCCTGCCGTGCCGCAGCCTCGGCCGGCTGGAGCTGGGCTCCGTCACCGGGCCGGGACCCCAGCCCCTCACCGGGACCCTCGGCAGGTACCTGGCGCAG GAGGGCTGCGCTCTGAGCCACCTCACGCTCTCCGGGAACCGCCTGGGGGACGGTGACGTCCTGGAGGTGGCCAG GTGCCTCCCCGCTTGCCTGGCTCTGGTTTCCCTGGATTTCTCAGCCAATCCCGGGATcggcgccgcggggctgcggACGCTGCTCTCCGCCCTGGAAGAGCGGAGCCAGGGGCTCCAGTTCCTCAGCCTGGCAG GCTGCTCCGTGGAGGGTCCGTTGGACGACACGACTTGGGCCAGAACCGCCGGCAACATCCGGGATCTCCGGCTCTGCGGTCGGCGCATCAGCCGGAGCGACCAGCGAGACGCCGGCACAGCCTGGCGCAGTCCTGCCGGCACGGCACTCGGCGCCGTCACGCGGCACCGGAAGCTCTTCTGTAAGAGACTCTAA